The following are encoded together in the Stegostoma tigrinum isolate sSteTig4 chromosome 20, sSteTig4.hap1, whole genome shotgun sequence genome:
- the cdc25d gene encoding cell division cycle 25 homolog d isoform X5 produces the protein MSFSPDSPFFPDRHLSPVSSLSFNLDSLTCQESNTPKRRLKLSPESGNPSPEALPVATDTKTPTGPPPRSPCRLDTKSMKKGQTPSRRTISKPIRLLDKMRMKVEGNLHQPDKKHEDGCARSGVNSSPLKQLCEKRTEQADRQQPSAQKKRKHSNHGNWETDQRQLYTLRQLSCFQEVNVKQIPDSEERVLIGDFSKACALPIEDGKHQDLKYISAHSVAALLLGLYEHVIHEYIIVDCRYPYEYNGGHIKLSESQENGPKCKCISKPLLSGALHFKEWIQGILPGVCDVL, from the exons ATGTCTTTCTCCCCAGATTCTCCGTTCTTCCCAGACCGACACCTCTCTCCTGTTTCCAGCTTGTCCTTCAATCTCGACAGTCTGACCTGCCAGGAAAG TAACACCCCGAAGCGCAGACTCAAGCTTTCCCCCGAGAGTGGAAACCCAAGCCCCGAGGCCTTGCCAGTTGCCACGGATACCAAAACTCCTACAG GTCCACCTCCCAGGTCACCATGTAGACTTGATACAAAGAGCATGAAGAAAGG ACAGACTCCATCAAGGCGCACAATCTCCAAGCCG ATCAGACTTCTGGACAAAATGCGGATGAAAGTGGAGGGAAATTTGCATCAACCGGACAAGAAACAT GAAGATGGGTGTGCGCGATCAGGGGTCAATTCCTCTCCTCTGAAACAGCTCTGTGAAAAGCGTACTGAACAGGCTGATAGACAGCAACCATCAGCTCAGAAAAAGAGAAAACACAGTAACCATGGAAACTGGGAAACAGACCAGAGACAG CTTTATACCCTCCGCCAGTTGTCCTGCTTCCAGGAAGTCAACGTTAAACAAATCCCAGACTCAGAGGAGAGAGTCCTTATCGGTGATTTCTCTAAA GCCTGCGCGCTGCCAATAGAAGATGGAAAACATCAGGATCTGAAATACATTTCAGCTCACTCT GTAGCCGCTCTGCTGCTCGGACTTTATGAACATGTTATCCATGAGTACATCATAGTGGATTGTCGTTACCCATATGAATATAATGGTGGGCACATAAAG TTGTCGGAGTCTCAGGAGAATGGACCGAAATGCAAATGTATATCCAAACCTCTGCTTTCCGGAGCTTTACATTTTAAAGAATGGATACAAGGAATTCTTCCAGGAGTTTGCG